The region CCTCGCCGTCATCGACTAGCCCTCCCAAGAAGCCAAATTCAGAGCCGTGCTCCGACCGAGCGCGGCTCTGCGTGTTGTGTGCCAGGTATGGTCTGCTTCAGGAGGTGCGAGTCCTCTGCGGGCGGGGATGGCCCGGACCGCAAGGCTAGGCAAGGGTGTCCGTCGCGAGGCGGAATCTGAAGAAAGCCGATGCCCCCAACTCGGATTCGACGAACAGGAATCGGATACAAGGCCAGCGTCGTCGGGTAACCCGGCAATGGACGGGGACGCCCAGTAGCCATTCCGTAGGCGACGCGGGTAGATCCGGCGAAGACCGAGTGATGGATGCAGATCTTACCCTGGGAGATCTCCCGCTCTGTGCGGACGATGCCGCACTACCGGCGCGGCAACGCGGTGGGATGGAGCGAGAGAAGTCAGCAGAGGCCGTAGTAGTTCGCTCGTTCGATGATGTGCCAACCTCACGGCAACACACGTCGGGGAGGCCAACCGCCTCGCAAGAGCGGACGAAGGGCTGAATCTATTCTTGCAAGCGACCGTCTGGAACGACTCGATGGACGCGGAGCGACCGCAAGGCAGCTACTACCAACCGCTCCTCTTTGGGGAGCAGACGGAGGAGTTGCGCCTCGACGCGACTGGCGACGGCGGGACCGAAGCTGGTGCATGCGAGGAGTCGCAAACGTTCACGGCGTTGGGCCAAGCACGTGCCTTGCCGGACCGAATGATGGAGGAGGTGACCCGGACTCAGAACTTGATCGAGGCGATCAACCGCGTGCGCGCGAACAAAGGTTCCGCAGGTGTGGATGGGATGACCGTCCACGAACTGTTGCCCTGGGTTCGCAAGCATCTGCAAGGATTCGTCGCGTCGCTCTTGGATGGGAGTTATCAACCGTCGCCGATCCGCGGGGTGCAAATCCCGAAGGCCGGTGGAGGAATGCGACAATTGGGCATTCCAACGGTGATCGACCGTCTGGTGCAACAGGCGATCCTGCAAGTTTTGGATCCGCTTCTGGATCCGACCTTTTCGACTTCGAGTCACGGTTTTCGCAGAGGACGCGGCGCGTTTACCGCGCTGACCGAAGCGAAGAAGTATGTGGCGGAAGGTCGATGCATCGTGGTGGACATGGACCTGGAGAAGTTCTTCGACCGGGTCAATCATGACATCCTGATGGCGCGGCTGGCTCGACATGTCGGCGACAAACGCCTGCTCAAGATCATTCGTCGCTTCCTGGAAGCGGGCATGATGCAAGACGGCGTGTGCGTCGCGCGACACGAAGGCACTCCGCAAGGCGGACCGCTGTCGCCGCTCTTGGCGAACCTGCTGTTGGACGACCTCGACAAGGAACTGCAGCGGCGCGGCCACTGCTTCTGCCGTTATGCCGACGACTGCAACATCTACGTGCGGTCGAAGGTGGCGGGAGAACGTGTGCTGGCGTCCGTGACGGACTTCTTGGAAAGGAAACTTCGGCTCCGCGTCAACCGGGAGAAAAGCGCGGTGGCATTCATCGAGGAGCGAAAGTTCCTCGGCCATCGTCTCCTGAGAGGTGGGGAGTTAGGAGTGGCGCCCAAGAGTGAGGAA is a window of Candidatus Paceibacterota bacterium DNA encoding:
- the ltrA gene encoding group II intron reverse transcriptase/maturase → MQATVWNDSMDAERPQGSYYQPLLFGEQTEELRLDATGDGGTEAGACEESQTFTALGQARALPDRMMEEVTRTQNLIEAINRVRANKGSAGVDGMTVHELLPWVRKHLQGFVASLLDGSYQPSPIRGVQIPKAGGGMRQLGIPTVIDRLVQQAILQVLDPLLDPTFSTSSHGFRRGRGAFTALTEAKKYVAEGRCIVVDMDLEKFFDRVNHDILMARLARHVGDKRLLKIIRRFLEAGMMQDGVCVARHEGTPQGGPLSPLLANLLLDDLDKELQRRGHCFCRYADDCNIYVRSKVAGERVLASVTDFLERKLRLRVNREKSAVAFIEERKFLGHRLLRGGELGVAPKSEERVKDRIRHITRRNRGIEIAEMVGELNSYLTGWIAYFRFAKCKTLLREMDKWIRRKLRCVRLKQLKRTRTIAGFLLRRGVPHRHAWMTAASGKGWWHLSACPAVNTAMDQTWIESLDLVNINQLYDRYQQEQKPPDTQSTSGGVGGRGK